The following nucleotide sequence is from Nomascus leucogenys isolate Asia chromosome 13, Asia_NLE_v1, whole genome shotgun sequence.
CATCTTCACTGACCATCACTTATAATGGTGAAAAGTGGAAACAATTTGTCAAGTAATAGTGTAACGGATGATTCCACATGAACTACTGCACAGCCATTGATcatgtttttgaagaatatttaacggctttgaaaaatgtttactaAATCTAGTGAAAAACACTATATTCAACATCATGATTATGTAAAAATACATCAGTACAGGAAGAAAATATTGGTAGAATATTAACAGTGGTTTTATGTGTATGGTGGGATAAAaggttatcttttttattattatttttaaaatatcttctggccaggcatggtggcttatgcctgtaatcccagcactttgggaggccaaggtgggtggatcatttgaggtcaggagttcaacaccagcctggccaacatggtgaaacccatctctaccaaaaatacacaaattagccaggcatggtggcgggtgcctgtagtcccagctactcgggagtctgaggcaggagactcacttgactgcgggaggcggaggttgcattgagccaacattgcaccactgcactccagcctgggtgacagagtgaggctgcatctcaaaaacaaacaaacaaacaaaaacgtcTAAGTTTTCTATAACTTATACTACCATTGTCAGGAAAAaatttgtattagtttttaaagtaaagaGTATATGATGGGATTTCATCACCAGGTGATGTCTTGACCCAGTAATGAGTTCCCAGAGCACTGCAGGTAAAATCAGGGTGGGTGTGTCAGTGGTCCTCGACCCAGGCTCACCTTCGAATGAGCTGCAGAGCTTCAGAAACACACCAGTGCCCAGCCCTAAGCACAGAAGTTGAGCTCTGATTGATCTGTGGCCAGCAATGGGTAGTTCTTACAGCTCCCCAGGTGGTTGTCTTGGCAGTGGTGGTGAAAACCAATAGCTTCCTCCACCTTTAGGTCTCCATTAAGAGTGGGCCTTGCCCTTCACCTCAGTAAAACCCACCTTCAAAAAAGATCTGAGAAATCCCCTCACTAGTGTTTCCAATGGCTTGTTGTATTTGGACTGGAGCAAAGCCTTTGGCTAAAGAGCACTTCACTCAGTTTAAGATGTTTCACACTTTCAAAGCTGCTTGGGAGAGACTTTtcctcctgacctcaaatcaGAGGGCAGCTAATGACTTATTAGCAAATAGATCCTGGCAGGAGGTTACCTCAGATTTCTGGTCCTTGGCGGAGGACAGGGTAGGAGGGAAACTTGCCATGGGTTTGTAAGAAATGCCAAAGGGAGAACATGAGCTTGTATGGACACAGGGAGCAAGCGAGGGGGAGATGGACTGACTGCTGTGACTTCCCCGCAGGTCCCCCCGCAGAGGGCAGGAGAGATGGCCAGCCCAAGGCTTCGGTGGCGTGACCAGCTGCTGTTTGTGAGCATCATAGTCCTCGTGGTTGTGGTCATCTGCCTGATGTTATACGCTCTTCTCTGGAAGGCTGGCAACCTCATTGACCTGCCCAACCTGAGAATCGGCTTCTACAACTTCTGCCTGTGGAATGAGGACACCGGCACCCTACAGTGTCACCAGTTCCCTGAGCTGGAGGCCCTGGGGGTGCCTCAGGTTGGCCTGGCCCTGGCCAGGCTTGGCATGTACGGGGCCCTAGTCCTCACCCTCTTTGccccccagcctctcctcctAGCCCGGTGCAACAGTGATGAGGGGGCATGGCGGCTGGCAGTGGGCTTCCTGGCTGTGTCCTCTGTGCTGCTGGCCGGCGGCCTGGGCCTCTTCCTCTTCTATGTGTGGAAGTGGGTCAGGCTCTCCCTCCCGGGGCCTGGGTTTCTAGCTCTGGGCAGTGCCCAGGCCTTACTCATCCTCTTGCTTATGGCCACGGCTGTGTTCCCTCTGAGGGCTGAGAGGGCTGAGAGCAAGCTTGGGAGCTGCTAAAGGCTTATGTAATTGCAAGGGTTCAGTTCCAACCATGGTCAGAGGTGGCACATCTGCTCAGCCATCTCATTTTACAGCTAACGCTGATCTCCAGCTCCAGCGATGGAACCCACTACAGAGGAGGTGGGGCCCCCATATCAAAGAGGCCAAGGGGCGGCAAGGGCAGCCAGGGCACCTGCAGCTTCTTAGTATAAGATTGTCTGTCCTTCAGGACTTCCAAGGCTCCCAAAGACTCCCTAAACCACGCAGCTCATTGTCACACCAATTCCTGCTTTAATTAATGGATGTGAGCAAATCCTCCTCTAGCttcaggagggtggggagggagcgATTGCTGTCACGGGGCCAGATTTCCAGGCTGATTTGCCAAATGCCAAACTGAAACCTAGCAAAGACTTATGGCAATAAACAAGGACATTCCAAGAGCGAGCACCTCAGTGTCTCTAGGGGCATGGTTAAGGAGCTTCCACTCGGCCCACCATGGTGAGTGGGCCGCCATAAGCCATCACTGGAACTCCAACCCCAGAGGTCCAGGAGTGATCTCTGAGTGACTCAACAAAGACGGGACACATAGGGTACAAAGACAAGCCTTGACTGCTTCAAAGCTTCCCTGGACCTGAAGCCAGACAGGGCAGAGGCATCCGCTGACAAATCACTCCCATGATGAGACGCTGGAGGACTCCAAATCCTTGCTGTGAACAGGACTGGACGGCTGCGCACATACAAACGCTGCCACCCTCCACTTCCCAACCCAGAACTTGGAAAGACATTAGCACAACTTACACATTGGGGAACTGTGTGTATTTTCCAGCACCTGTGTATTTGAAAACCTGTGTGGCAAGTGATTTACTCATCTATTCCTGTCCAAAGCCACAACGAAAACAAAGGCAGAAACATGTACTCTGGTGTGATCTCTTGTCCTCAGTGTCTCTTCTGGGCTCCTGTCCCTCTTGCCTTATAGCTAGCTGCCCGGGGACCAAGGTACAGGTGAAAGCAAGATAGCAGCTTGTGGGAGGAGGCCTGTCTGGCTTACCAGTCTAtacactgtggcctcaacctcccagacagggcagaTAACTGTGGGCAGCTCGTTTGCTTTCTAGGCTGGCTGGAGAGGTGGGATCTCATTGATAGACTCATGATGGAAACTATTTTTGAAACAGGCTTCCTCCTTCAAGAGAGATCATGTGGACTAAACTGTAGCAATTCCAGTGCACCTGGCAGTGATCCTTTTCTTTGAAAAGTACTGTCTCTTTGGTTCCAGTAAGTTGGACCACCAAATGACATCACTTTCCCTGGAACCTGGTCACTGACTAACACACTGGTCACTGACTAACTAATTGGGATTCCAGAGCCTCAGAGCCGGGAGAGGGCACAGTACATACAGACTGAGTCGAATGGGATCTCATTTTGAGTCCTGCCTTCCGCACACTCAGAACGGCAGCCCCAAGGCCTGCAGTGTCCAGGGGCTTCTGGCCTGAGGTGAATCTGCCAGGCCCAAGAAGGCAAAAAGGCAGGAGCACAGAGAGCCCCATTCCCACAGGCGGGCGGCCCAGCAGCACCAGTGGAAGCTCAGCTGTCCTCCAGCTGCTCTCGGCAGACAGTTCAGTGCAGAGTTTATGCCCTAGCTGAAAAAGATCTCCCGGACGTATTTCAAcacatcctcttcctcctcctcctcagggcTCCTGCTGCAGGCAGAGTTGGAACCCGCCGGCCTCTGGGAAGGGCTGAGGCCTGGAGCCAGTGCCTCGTTCCCACTGTCCTCTTCCTCACTGCTGCTCCCAGAACTTGTGTGAGGTGACACGGAGCAGGGAGGGGAGTGCTCTGGGTTATCAGCCCCCACCAGGGCCGGCTGCTCGCAGGCCTTTTCCTGTTTGCGGCTCTGTGGAGTATGGGAAAAGGCAGGCTCAACATACTGTTTTATTTCCCTAACATGCTGATCTTTCAGTAACGCAGGATGTTTCTAGAAGCAACTACAAAGCCAATGTGACCAGGCCAGGCAATGTACCCATATCCTGAGCACCCACCCTCTCTTCACCCCACTCCTCCCCCTGACCCCTCTTCACAGCTCTTGAAGCCAGAACCCACTTGGGAGAGAAGCAAGCAGAGGCATGAGGATTAGCtgaggggaaaggaaaaagaaatggaagaaacatGTCTAGAAAGGTCGGTGACAGAATGGGAGGAGCCCAGGATACAAAACCTGGGTGTAGGCCCATGCCTTAGCACCAGGAAAAGTCCCACACCACAGGGTTATTGCAAGGCTAAAATGACAGAACACACGCTTTCAAGGCACCTGGTAAACTGTAGAATACTGTGCAACTCTGAAGCACTGCAATTATTACTGCAGGAAGCCAGGAACCTCAGCATCCTCTGCTCAGGAGAGGGGCCATGGCTAAGAAGTCATCTACCCAACTGGGAACCTTGCCGAGAACACAAACAGGTAAACGCTTCATGTCCTTCCACATACACACCAGCGCACAGTCACGCCCTCCCTAACACACACACGCCCTCCCTAACACACACGCCCTCCCAGGCATCTAGCCCCAAAGACACCCCACGAGCGCACACCCACATGGGGAGGGGCCTGGGCAGCATGGCCGAGACAAAAGCGAGGCAAGtggcaggaggaagaagaggtagCCTACGGCAGAGGGCGTCTCTCTTACTGACAGTGACCAAGGGCCTAGTCTAGCTTCTGCTCATGCGGAGTTTCTGGTCATGAGTAAGAGGCTTGTCTGACTTTACCTCAATCAGGATTCCCAGAGCAACATCGACTATCTCGGCCTCATTCATGCAGTACACAGTCCTTGTCACAGGGAGTCTGAAACAAAGACACGCAAGGCACAGATGACACAGACTCTCAGGTCTcataaaggcaaagaaaacaggAGCAACAGGGCCTCTTCCCCCTGCCTTCCTACCACGCAGGAGGCACCAGCACCTCTGAGCTGAGGAGCTTTCCCTGACACGGACACAATTTCCTCAGCCTTGCAGCCCAGTGACTGGCACAGGGCTTCATGGAGGCAACACCGGGGTGCCTCCCATCCTCCAACTGCCCTACAAGGATCTGGAAGTAGGGAAGGATGGCCGCCTCTGAAACACACACGTGGATGCAAGAGGAAGGGGACCTCGGGCTGAGGCTGCACTGAGAGGAACCTGAAAGCAGGACCAGACTTAGGGAAAGACGGCAGCAGTCACAAGGGAAGGCTGTCAGTCAGGAAACGTTAGAGGAGGAGGAGCCAGCGACGGGAACACCGAGTGCTGGGGCCCCGCCCACTTCACGCTGCAGTCTGGAGACTCACCCCCGCCCCCGGCAATTACCGTCATTCAACTAACTCACTCCCCAGCTCCTGATCTCTTGCTGGCCCTGCAGCTGCTGCTCATCTGTCCATCCCTAAAGGTCTGTCCACAGGGGCAGGCACCACTCAGAACAGACCCTACCACTGATCTTGCCCATCTGATGTTACCATGTTTGTTGTAAAGGAAGAGACTGGCATTTTGGACAACTGGCATCAGAGATTGGCTGACATGGAGAACCCACTCTGTGTGTGCTGAGGACAGGGCACTCACCAgtgcagaggctgaagtgggtgccTGTCCTCGAGGGTTAACCCGCTTTGCCTCCCGCCCACAGCCCCTCCACCTTCTAAAAGCTCAAGAGATGATAAGACTGAAACACCCGCCCATCTTGCTGTTCTGCCTAGGCTGGAAGACCTGGCCCAGGTCATGGAGACCCCTGCTCCACTTGCCAGATTCGCAGGAGTCTTACGACCAGGGTTGTCGCACCTTGCTGTTGCCACTGGCACTGCTGCCATTCTCATCCTCTTGGGGGCCTTCATTGGTGCAACATTCTTTGTAGCCACCTGGGCTGTCAGCCATGAGGGAAGGACCCTCGTTTTAGTCTCAGATTGTAAGGATTCCATCTCTGTACCTTCTCACAAAGAAGAGTCAGGGCCCAAGCTTAATGACCTGTTTTTTAATTCAGGAAGGTAAATCTCGTTCTCTCGTCACACCCGGAATTACAGGTCCATTTGTCCTCAGTGGGAGCTGATCTTTGATTCCTACAAAGAACAATAAAGTCCAGTGAATTCCAATACCTCCAGTCATCAGGCACAGTTACTGGTCGGTGCAGGGCAGGCCAGAAGTGACCAAGGCCCAGGAGACTCAGACAGCCATTCACAGGCATCAGGCAGGTGTGATTGTGGGCAGGAGAGCAGCTCAGGAGAGAGCCCTCTGACCTCCCCAAAGCTGGTGCCCCCCACAGGCAGCCAAAGCCAACCAGAGATACCTGCAGCCTCTCCAAAGCCAACCAGAGATACCTCCTGCAGCCTCTGTGCTGACTGACGCAGCACAGgaggaaaggcaggaaggaggcgGAGGCCCCTAATGTTCTTTCTTATTACCACCCCAAATGCCACTGTCTTCGGGGTGCCCAGCCCATTCAATCCCTAAAATACCTCTTAATGGCCTCTCCCTCATCTGGCCAACTCGATTTCTCCACTCCTCTATGGTGGCTCAGTTACATGAAACTGAGGGcattttatttcacaataaaGTCTCATTGGCCAACACGCTGCCCTTAAGCTACTTTTGATTGGTCAAACGTGAAGCAGCAATAGGGGCCCGGAGGCATAACTGTGCCAGTTTGTAGATTCTGAAGCCCACGCCAGCCTCTGATCTAGTTTGGCCTCTCTTTTCCCTATCCCAGTTGTTCTGCCTCCACTCAGCAGTCCTGGAACTCAGTCCTCACCCAGAGAGATGGAGTTGTGACTCAGAGGGCCTAGGTCTCTACCTTCCACTTAGGAATCAAGCCAGAAGCTCCTGAAGCGGAGGTTTGCCCAAAAAAGAGTAGTCAGTGATAGTCCTCTCTGAATCATAATTTGATAATGTATTGCTCATCCAGATGGCTGtttacaatttaagaaaaaatattagcagGCCCTCCTCCTAACCTGCCCGGCCATGGGGCACACCTTTGCCAATGCACCTTCATTTCTATCAAAACTCAGTGATATTAGTGACTCCTACCCACTAAGGCGCCTCTCAAGCACAGTGCTGCAGTCTATGCGGACAAATTTAGTTCACCCTGGGGTGCCTATTAAGTACATTTCGCAAACGAGGAACTGAGACTTAGTTAACTTGCAGATCACAGCAAAGTTTGAAATCAGCTGGTTGGATTCGCAGCCAGGTCCTGCAGACTCCAGACCCCGCGCCTCCCCGCCCTGCTTCTCGGCCCCAAGAGCAGGCCGAGCGCCTTCCAGAAGCCGGGGCTCTGGGGCACCGCGCTCGCGGACCCACCTCAGACAGTCCCATCCCAGCCGCTCCCTGCCTGGGCAGAACGGGGGCCCCGCGGGAACGCGATGTGCTGCCAGTTCACAGCCCGCCCTCGTTCTGCGAGCCGGTACCCGCCGCTGGCGGCGCCGACCGGTGGGAGGCCCAAAGGGCTGGTGACTGCGGAGGGGAAGGCGCGGGCGAAGCACCGCAAGGGCCTCGCTGACCCCGCCGTGCGCCGGACAGGGCTGCACCGGCTCCTTCCGACCCGAGCGGCCGCGCGCTACTCCGGCCGCCTACTGGCTTCCCTGCTCTCAGGTTCCCCGTCTCTCGTGCCCCTTCTTAGCTTCCAGAGCGGAGCCGGGAGGCAAATTCCGAGCGGTTGCGGACCCGCGCCCCACCCGGAACTTTAAgccccgccacctcgcctggcgcCGGAACTCCGCGGACCTCCTCTGGCCGCCCCCCTCTTCCGGGCCCCGCGCGCTCCTGGCCCCCGGGACACTTCCGGTCTTGGGGCGTTCCCGGCCCTCTCGCAATCCCGGCGCCGGGTACACT
It contains:
- the TMEM140 gene encoding transmembrane protein 140 isoform X2, giving the protein MASPRLRWRDQLLFVSIIVLVVVVICLMLYALLWKAGNLIDLPNLRIGFYNFCLWNEDTGTLQCHQFPELEALGVPQVGLALARLGMYGALVLTLFAPQPLLLARCNSDEGAWRLAVGFLAVSSVLLAGGLGLFLFYVWKWVRLSLPGPGFLALGSAQALLILLLMATAVFPLRAERAESKLGSC
- the TMEM140 gene encoding transmembrane protein 140 isoform X1, which codes for MDTGSKRGGDGLTAVTSPQVPPQRAGEMASPRLRWRDQLLFVSIIVLVVVVICLMLYALLWKAGNLIDLPNLRIGFYNFCLWNEDTGTLQCHQFPELEALGVPQVGLALARLGMYGALVLTLFAPQPLLLARCNSDEGAWRLAVGFLAVSSVLLAGGLGLFLFYVWKWVRLSLPGPGFLALGSAQALLILLLMATAVFPLRAERAESKLGSC
- the CYREN gene encoding cell cycle regulator of non-homologous end joining isoform X2, translating into MNEAEIVDVALGILIESRKQEKACEQPALVGADNPEHSPPCSVSPHTSSGSSSEEEDSGNEALAPGLSPSQRPAGSNSACSRSPEEEEEEDVLKYVREIFFS
- the CYREN gene encoding cell cycle regulator of non-homologous end joining isoform X1; this encodes MESLQSETKTRVLPSWLTAQVATKNVAPMKAPKRMRMAAVPVATARLPVTRTVYCMNEAEIVDVALGILIESRKQEKACEQPALVGADNPEHSPPCSVSPHTSSGSSSEEEDSGNEALAPGLSPSQRPAGSNSACSRSPEEEEEEDVLKYVREIFFS